The DNA sequence TAGTAGCCATGCGGTagaaaaactaaaaccaaaaaaGGCATTTGTGTGCTAAAACCAGTCCATGGTTCTTTCTGGGTTAGATAATGTACTTGTGGTTCCTCAATACATGCCCCCTCTATTTATGAATGGTCGATGATACCATCATTGTTACCTTGTACCTTGGATGCTATCCAAATTCATCGGGTGAGGGATTTTCTCCTGATCGTGGGTGAAGTAAAATTcgatcggaaaaaaaaaataaataaataaagttacaATCTTTTAGCAACCACAGACAATTTTCAATCATCTACCTATATATTTACTACCACAATTTCTTGTGAAAATGCTTCTACACTATTATATACTcaaattccaaattccaaattttaCACAATACTATGAGTTGCAACATTGCTTTTGCTAgtaatttaatggaaaaaagaagcttgaaaaGTAGCGTGTCCTTTGTTCTCTGAGAGAGGCAAAATGATTGGCCCTGACACTAGTGTAGGGGCCACATTGCCTTTTGGGGAACTTTTCccaatttatgaaaaataagcCTTAGTAGTATAACCCCTACGTCCCCACATAGTTAGGGGCAAAATGACTGGCCCTCTACTCATGTAAGGTAAAAATCATGGCCCTATTGATGCTTATACTAATGTCCGCATTGGCTCCGATGTTGGTGTAGGGTCATGTTACCCCTCTCATTTaaattaaggggaaaaaagCCCCCTAAACGTGCAACACATGTGCCAACGTGGAGGTTAATGAGAGGgtgcacatgggcatcaacaatAGAATGAATCATCTCCACGTAAATTCTCTTGACGTATAAGTGAGGATCCAAACATCTACTCCTTTTGCTtccacacatatatatatatatatatatatatatatatttacccTATCAGTGGCAAGAGATGAGACAAGTGTTGAATATTCATatgtacatcatattttaggATTCACAGGAGTGGGTGCATAATTTTCCGCACTGTGTCTGGGACTCTGGGTGTTGGAACACACGAGATCATATCCCCTTAACTTTTAGTTTCTTTaagaattagaaaaaaataaaaaataaaaagcaaatgTTTTCCTAGACAGACACATTTACAGAGATTCGCCAAACAAGCATTCTCAGATTTTGACACATGGAATATTATGTGACGGTTCCAAATTCCAACTGTTGGATACTAGGTGATCTATAAAGAATGGATCTATACGTTGAGATGCCGAATCGGTGGATAAAAGATTCTTATCCAAATTCAATTACTTTTCGTAGGGCATTTCGGCGGCCACCATTGTGACGGCAACGTCGCGCCACCACCGCCTCCGCCACAGGTCTTCTGAACCAGTAACGCCGTAAGAAAgtgagcaagagagagagagagagagacgatgaGATGAAACCAGAGAAGAACCTATAGACGGAAAAATGGAATCAATAGCTTCACGAAAGAAAGCCCTATCTGATGATCGATTCCCGCTCTCTTTCTACTTCAGAATCGCTGACCAACTTGCAGACCAGGTAcgtcctctttcttctttttctttttcttttctttccatcatTTCTTGCCCTTTCTTGGTCTCTCACTCTTTGCAACGGAGATGTTTTCTGTTCAATTAGGCTAAGGTCTATAGGGATGAACAAAGAACACATGATCTTTATACAACTCTCAGCAGATATTGCAGGTATGTTTCCCGAAtcctttctctctcattttaacttttgaattttgtatCTGATTGCATGGAACATATTTTCCTCAAATTAACTACCATGACTATTTGCTTCttgaatttgggtttttttgatatctgggttcttcttcttgtgCAAGGACTGAGTAATATTAGATTCGAATTTTGTTGGCTTCTGGGTTTTTATCACCTCCTTCCAGGATTGTGGTTATTTTGTGCTGATTTAGACTGTTGACATTTGAGATTCTTTCGTGTTATTTAGCTTATGGGGTACAATTTAAAATAGCCACATACTTTTGTGTCTCGTCCAGGAAACTGTGGTAAGAAGAAGGGACTAGTCATTTATTGACATGCCTTCTAATGATTAAGGTTGGCTTGTTTCATGTGAGTTACAGTAGTTTTGAGCTGAACAAACTGCAAATGAAGTCACTGGGGGTTCAAAATGACACTTTGTAAAATTTTTACACCCCTTTGGAAGTGTTGGTATAATCTTAATCTCTTAGTTTGGAGACAGTTTTGACAAGTAGAAGGCTTTTTCCCCATAAATATTGAAAGTTTACTTGTCAAATTTATGCATAGTATTCTAAGTTTGTGCGTCAGCAATTTTAAGACCTTTTACAAGCTAAAATTATTTAATCTGTGTTCACAGGATTGCCGGGGTATTACCTCAACATAAGGGTTACACAACCTACTCTTCAAGAGAAAAGCTCCGTCACAGCAAGGTATATTGAATTTCTTTATCTCTCATAATTTATGTTAAAATGATATAAGCTTTGCACACAGTAATTTCTAGGACCAAAAAGGTTCTTTGGTATATATTTACATGGCATTGCTTGCTCTGACCTCAAATACGAGCATTATTATTTGGAATCTGTGGGTCACAATCCTTTGTTTAATTGTTCATTCAATGTTGGATCAGATATATCAGAACTTCATCCTGGAACTAGAAATGCTGAAGCATGTGGTTGGCCGTGATTTGTGGTCTCAAAACGATAATTCCCTTTCAAGCATTCCTGAGAGGAAGGTAAAAACATTGAATCATTATTTTTCCAGAACAAATcaatgaaatttcaaattctGATCCATCCGTTGTTTTACAACTCTTTGTCTCTTCATTGAGGTTCAACGTGTCTACTTCTAACTTTAGCTTTGCATGATTATTCATAGATTTTGTTTGTTAATGCCTTGGTTCACATTATTTCATGGAATATGTTGACAGTACAGTCTTGATAGCAGTGCTTGCCGTAGGATTAATAAATCTTAAGATGAAGATGGTATTCGGTATAATAGGTTCATTACCTTTTTTTTGTCAAGTAGCCTTATTTGATAGTGACTCTTATTTGATACATTTTGAAGAATGCTACTGTTTCGTCTGGGTGAGATATGGTTCTAGTTTTGTACTATGAAGTTGAGATTTGTGAGGAAGAGAGAGCATAGTTCCTTCCTTCAGAACCGAAAATATGTACCTCTTTAATTAGTAAAGGAACTCTTTCTTATGAACTATAAATTGTTCCGCAGGTTGCTCGTTGCTGTGCTGTAGGAACCAAAAGTCAGAGGTAACACTCTTCCTTGTCCAAGAAATATTCCCTCTCTTCAGAAAATCTAGGTAAAACAGGCAAAAGAGAACGTATATTGAACATACTTCCAGGCAGGGGACTCTGCTGAAAAGCTGGGTCTTTTGGTGTTCCTTGTAACTTCTTTTCAATGTATATTGTCTGTTCTATATGACAGTTTCACCAGAGTTTATGAGGAAAAAACTGGGTTGGCATCTGTTTTTACAGTGGATACTGCCACTGCCAAGGATCGGAATATTAATGTGCATATTGTTACAcagtcttctccttctcctagtCTTTCCTTTGTGCATAGCATGCCTTATGCTGGCCATGTTGCTCGTCTCTCTGCTGCTGATTCTTCATTGAATGGGACCCCAGAATCCAGGCTCCTTCAAGATGTACATATTGTAAGTACTTTAGTACTTTCTTCTGTGTTTGTGAGCATGTGTTCCACCTCCCTctcaaatttcttcttcttcttcttcttctttatttatttatttatttatttatttattattattttttttttataaattcaaTATTCCAGTTCTCCTCTATGTCGCataaattttctatttataatacaGATCCATCTGTTTGCCTTGAAGAAACAGAATATTAACagttcaataattttttttttcctcagtCAGCAAGGTTGATGGAAGATTTTCTTGAACTTGCTAGAGATAACACGGACAAGGATCTAGAGACCTGTGGGATTCTTGGAGCTTTTCTTGTAAGATCAAGGAACTTATAAATGACAACATGACATGTTTTATGTTGTTATAGAAGCACTTGGTCTGCcttcttatatttttcttaattactGCCCATCATTCTTACATTCTGGGTTAGTGGTCCTGGTCCCTGCTTAAGACATCAACATCAACCAAAATCACCTCTCAGATGTGTTGTTTATTACCATCtggtcttttcatttttttcgaGGGCCATGAACTCTGCAGTTGTTTTGAGATCACTGACCATTTATTTATGTAGCCCCTCAAGGCATTCATATAGTCTTTGGGTATGTTCTACTAGTTGGAGCCTACCAGACTAGCAATATGAGTAGGAAACTAGGAATGAcaataaaaattcaatttatTTCCTCCTCTTTCTGTCCTTTCATTTTTCCATGTGGTAGGGATTGCTGGTGTGTGAAACGGCATAATCATCATTCTGAAACTAATTTACTTCTCTTATTATCTGTATGCAGGAGAAGGGGATCTTTTATGTAACCACTTTGATAGTTCCTAAGCAGGAATCTGCTTCCAATTCTGTAAGTTTCTGGGGATTAAATCAAACTTGCTCTGGTGCAAAATTTTATAGCCCAGTTCCAGGCATGACCAGTATTTCGTACTGCTTGGCGGCCAAAAATTTGTCAAGTAATCAGTCTTGCTGGATGACAGTGTCAGGCACTAAATGAGGAGGAGATTTATGCCATACAAAATGAGCAGTCTCTCTTTCCCATAGGCTGGATCCATGTAAGTGTCATTTCTGTGGTATCTGTTTTTTCCTGTAGGATGATACATGCTAGCTTTAAGCATGATTTCAAATTTGTGAAGTTTCTTCATTGCTTGTTGGGGTATTTTATTGCTTCCTTGCTCAGTTCCAATGCTTGTCCTGATACAGTGTTCTTTTTAATGCATTATGATACATTTTTCCTTCCTAAGGTCTCTTGTTATATCAACATGGCTTTGggggaaaaataaatatatcttCTAAAACTTCCGTAAGTTTGGCTTCAATACAGAgttgtttcattttttaaagAGGGCAAAGATGAACAAATACCATTCATAGTTTAGGTATACCTTCAGCGTTATTAAACAGAGGTATTGTTTTCCTTATTTAACTAtcaaattgaattaaaattaGGGTTGCAGCTGTAAACGTACATTGAAGATGAAACACCAGGAGTACTggtgtagggggttcctaggtgactaggtctcctacaagattaactaactaggtagggttaactcaaggggcttaggtagataggacaaaaagaaactcagcaaaaaAGATTAAGCttgcaaaataaaatgagactaataaacaaagtagcaaaaagaaataataatctagatggaaaaacacataaattcttacttaagtttcaagtggggacatggggaagggaacaaacgacatacgaatgttaggttcagcacaaatcaatctagacacccaaattagatatgcaaacaatcaatgtcctctagcaaccaactaaaatagaaaatcagcaaggttttttttggagatataacagtgacgaaacgACTTAAAACAAcgggtaaaaataggcataaacaaagggcaaaggctggtttcaatgttaatgggctgcaagatataatagggattaatggaggtggggacGGTTTGgtttaatgttttaccatgctgttgtccagatctgaggagaaaagaagagatcaaggtcctccaaattaaagagatgcagtccacctttagttgatgaagacaagTCCAGCTGGTTGTGTAGAGATCCTCAGTATTGTCGATGTGGCTTGGTGAATGATGTTGGGGTTCTCAACAACTCACGGACAGCAGGTAGAGCCAGTAGTAATCCAttcattgaaaggagatcagcaCCACCAGAGAGTAAACAGCAACCGAGAGTAGCAACAGCCGAGGGTAGCAGCAGTAGTGAGTAATCGCAGCagtgtgtagcagcagcagtgagcatCAAGAGGGGAGATCAGCAGCAACAGTTCAacattaaggggaaaaaaatacagCAGTAGCAGTTCAGCCTCAAGGGGATATaaaacagcagcagaaaaaaagaatggaaaaagagagggaggcgagacaagagagaagagaaagacgagattgaaagagagagagaatcgtgagaggggtgggggctttgctcttggctgtttttcaattcacattcattgaattaaacaatggccaatggccttacacttaaatagaataaactttcaaaaataaaaaaagatattaaGAAACTCAATTGCTTGAAATAAAAACTACGTACTAGACCAATATaaagaagtcctagtttcctaattatgtaagacaatcaaatatcactagatttaaagcaaagtactagaatcaaataagatttgatggggtccacaagatctacTGACTGGGAGGACAAGGGGGGGTCGAACCCAACGCTGGAAGGCTGATtcgactcctctctttccttcttctttcttgtttcttctctttccttcgtctttcttgtttaatcctccaaccacaaagatggacctggttgaatcttcttcttctttcgactgtacaccttgatgtccccatcaagtACACACCCAACAGCATCTTCCTTATTGTTTCAATGGGTGTTCTTTCATGATATTTTTTGCAGATCTCAACTATCAAGTGCTATTGTTACTCATGTCTGCATCACTTGCATCCAGGTTTTAAcaagaaaatagatggagacaTGTATTCTTGATAGAAGGCTATTTGTTATGAGCACTAATCTATGCATCCaaagcttttatatttttgtctcagaaccccttaaaaaaaaatttcccatcaGAACATATGTTGAAGACTggttatttaatttatttcctttttcattggCAAAAACTCTATTAAACTCAAGAAGCCTAAGAGAGTGATAACAATACAAAAGGATCTGAACCACACACACCCGCGCTGAAGAGCTGGTTTTCTTATGTGCCTATGTCTGAATCCACCTACAAGCTTTGTGAGGCAAATGTTACATTTTATCTCTTACTATGAAGCCACATATGTTTGTGACAGTTTATTTTGCAGACTAAACTTTTGCGCTTCTGTAAATATCTAATTTTTGTCTGCTTCCTGTAATGTAGAGCATTTGGTAATGATGTACTCAAtctctctatttttattttatttttatttttttcagacaCATCCTTCTCAGACTTGTTTTATGTCATCGGTAGATTTGCACACTCATTACTCCTATCAGGTAACCTTCGACTATATTTAGCGCCCTCTTTCTCGCCTGCTATCATATTATATCATATTGTTGAGGTGTGTTTCTTTTGAGTGACAATGATACCATGATCAGAAACCAGACCGTTTTCTACATAAAGCAATATATTTTGAAACCAGCAGAGAAGCTGTTCCATTTAATTCAGCTGCTGAGTGGTGAACTCACAATTTGCAATTGGTTGATCAATATTGGGTCATAAATACTGACATTATAATGTAATATGATTTTAATTATCAACTCCACTGCTTTCTTTCTGTATATTGTCGAATTTCTCAGTATTGTTGGAATAAATTCATTTTTGTGAATTGCTCACTAAGAGAGTTGGAGTTTTGGGTATCCTACAGCTCTGCTTTTGGGATCAAATAGCTATCTGATGTTACCTCTACTTGACTCCTGTTCAGGTAATGTTGCCCGAGGCTTTCGCCATTGTCATGGCTCCAACTGATCCCTCAAGGTGCACTACTCTTCACCTGAATGCTGTAGTTCAGTAACATGGCATCACAAATGTGTGTTCTTTGACAGTTAATTGGGGAACTTGGCAGGTTATAATGTCTGTGTATTTATAGTTGACATGCACACTTGCAGATTTAAATAGATGGATGGATACAGAAATGATGCATGTCTTTTAGATTTTGTATTAACGCccatgggaagagagagagagagagagagagtcttgtTAGCCGAACTGCTGAGCACTAATCTTTCATGGTGTAATGAACATCACAAAGCATTTTAAGTCTTCAGGCCCCTGAATAGTGAATAAATGAGCTATATCTGAATTAATTAGTGTCGTAGAAACTCTTGTTGAAATATCGTGTGCCCTTCTCTGACTGAACAAGTGTAGAGAAGTATATACAGATAAGGTATCAGAAATGTAGTATTATGAGTCACAAACTCGAACCTCTTACAAACAGAAGTTAGTTTGTTAGTTTGAAGTTGATGCCTTACAAAAGCTTATGTTATCCATATTGATTGCATAGATTTTTGGACTTGTTCTATTCTTGAttgccccctcccccccttcccTTTTCTTGTTCCTTTGTATCATATTTGTGGGTGCACGCGCACACACACGTGCGCACATTTTATTACATTATATAGGTCAAATGCATTTCTATACCTCCTTTCAAAGTGAAGTTGCTCTGTTAATTCTGTGATGAGTGACTGTCTTATTAAGTCATTATGACATACTAATTGCTGAGGCTTATATcgttgtttttttgtttttgacaggAACCATGGAATATTTCGTTTGACTGATCTAGGCGGTATGTCTGTCCTGAAAGAGTGCGAGGAGAGGGGATTTCATTCTCACCAGAAACCTCCCGATGGCGGTCCACTTTATGATCACTGCTCTAATGtttatataaatcaaaatcTGAGGTTTGAAATCTTTGATTTACGCTGATCAGTGGATTCTTATGCTAGTGCAAACGGATGAGTGTATGACTTAAAGCGCTTTGAGTGTATTGTGTTTTATCACTTATATGAGTTCAGTTATGCCTCGAAACCAAACTGTTCAGAAAACTCTCCACTtaatgtacatatatatatgtaagtAATGCAATATgaactttttattttgatattacACCACTGAATGTTATGGCAGATGGGATTCAAATTTTCTTGAGACCACTTACTAAATTGgttaatctttattttatttggaagagCTTTTCTAGTTTGGGTAGGCAAGAGAGTTTCTCTAATCCCACCTCAAAACACCACAAGAGAACATGCCTTAGGAGATGTATAACTAAAGGGGTTTTCTCATTTATGCCTCTGAAGCTCAAATTTCTTTGTGACcacattttttttgcttttttggtatgatacaatttttttttcctaatgagggtaattgtattattttACATTTGTATTTGTATGACAATGACAGTTTAAATTATGATATAATGATACGTCACTTCAATTAACttttaaaaactttttttttttatgaaacaaagaacttcattaattaagaaaaataagataTAACATCAATGTTTGTATCATTATTGTTAACGTAAAACTTATTGTTCATAGCCGTTGTGGCTAAATTCTATAAAAAGAGGATCATTGTTAGGCCTGACGTAGaaactggttttaaaaaaaagattatgGACATCTATAGTAGGGTTATTGAGCATCAACGCCACGATTTGGTGTTCCCctccaaaaataaatttcccATCTCCTTAGaatattttaagatttttttgatTCTCCAACCTCCATCTAAAGCCTGCTTCGTCCcttttgaaaatccttttatTCCCTTCTTATAAATTTTTTGAGAATGAGAAAGGAGCAATTAAGAGAAGGTGTTAAGTTCTAAATACATATATAGAAGTGTTTAAGACACTCTTATAACTAAATTTTGAGTCTATAATTTGGCATGaagttaatttaaaaaattttcgaGATATATGCCAAATTAGCTATTTTAagggtttcaaaaattgatGGCTCGTCGGAATCGTCCAATGGAGATTGGGTTCGTTGATCACTGATCTCAATTTCTGATGAGTGGATAAAAACACTTGAATCGGTGGAATGTTCTTTGAGCAAAAACAACAGAATCAGTGGAATATTCCTTGAATACAAATCAGATTGAAATGGCAATGATTGTTTCCATAATCGATTATGCGTTTTAAAACCCTGCACAGAAAAACTTGGTGCTAGACTAAAAAACCTTTATAATCTTGCCTAACTAGATGAAATAACCATTGGATAACAGATGCtaatcagataaaaaaaaaaaaattaaaattttggtACTAAAGTTTTCACACTAAATTGGTTTCATGTACATCTCTGTATTTAAAACCTCGACTCCATGGCAAGATTATCATGGACAATGTGCACCTAAAATTAGGTCAAGTTTTAATTATTCATGTTTGACTCTTTAATAATAAGATCAGTTAAAGTACTATTTGACCATTTCAAGAACAAGCGTTCATGGTCATAATCCATTAAATTTGGGCGTGAATTACATGGTAGATAGATAAGTCCATTGATTTGGACTAAATGGAAGGAGCACTTAGGAGCCATCATCACGTAAAGGGTGCAAAACATAGAAAAgacattttcattattatatatatatatatatatataggtggaCAGTGGGACAAAACCAAGTGCACTAAAGGTCCAAAGCAACGTCATTTGAAGTTCAGAGTTCCCATTACGTtaattatctaatttaataatGGATATTGAAAGAAGAGTTAGTCAAATACTAAGCGTGCTAGAGCTGGCGTTTATTATCTAattatatctttttcttttttttctaatgacaGGTATCCAAgactttggcctgactagtcccgtagAGTCAGACTGATCCTATAATCGCATGGGTCAAATTATACCAAAGTTGAATAagaattattcaatttttactgaaaataataaaaaacgcTAAACACCTACGGAAGAGTGATcccaagaaaatgagaggaattGAACTCAGAATCACATATTTCTTTaggtgaaggtcccttgccaacttgacTATACTTTTTAAAATGTATCCAAGGTGGGAGTTGGTCAATGGTCACATGGAATAGATCATGTGATAAACTtggggagagaaaaaaatggatattgTCCCTTTCACGGTTTCACCATCACTTCATTGGTTTTCattcaattaattaattaaattttgttttaacGTGCAGACAACCCGTGCAATGCATGGAGTATTCAAGAATAGTGTGCAATGCATGGGGTATTATTAGGATGGCACATGGCACAAGTAGGTTGTCCTGCGGCAACAATAAGAGAGGTTGCTCTCCCATGCATGGGGATCGCATATcgtggatggtgtgagatggatTAGATTGATTCTCTATAAGGGAGAGTATCTAGGCTTGGCAACGCAGTCATTTTGTCACCTTTTTCCTTGAACAACTGCGTTGCTAGGTTTGACAAAATGGTCCACTTGATTTGTTCCATATGGCTCATGATTTAGAAAGTTCCAATCGTATGGATAGATAAGGTCTATTGTGGATTAGTTATATGTCAAATTTAGTACTCTAACCCTATCATATGACTCGTTAAAGTGGATCCAATCTATAAACACTACGGTTGCCCCCATTGAATCCAATGATCACTTTCTATTGGTATCGTGTGTGATATTCAGGCACTTGTATCCTGCTGTgctaattgtattttttttctcacattCTTAGAGATGCTAACTATACTGCGCACTCTCTAGCCCGGAATACCCTGTCTCTGGCAAGTAAGACGGTTTGACATGTATCCACTCCTTGGCTTCATGATGCTCCTTTTACCTTATATTGAATAAGTGAAGGACTTTAAACTTGGAACCGGATAGAATTGGTCATGTTGATCGGTTGGAATTGACTAGAATTAATCACAAATATCAACCCCTTGAGATTTGAAAACCCAATGATTctgtcccaaaaaccctagaattgtgAACGTTCATCATCAGGATTGATatgattctgatttttgaaacagtgatgctaaatcaaaataaaattgaaaaatcttAAAACTCATAAATAAGTTTACGAAGCTATAGAAACTTGATAATGCTAACAAATATGGTTTGGAGCATCTTGGGCAAAAAGTAATCTTATGTACTATTTTTGATAAACAAGGTATAACAACTAAGCAATTTAACTTTATAGAGAGATATAAATACGATAGAGGCATCCCCACGTTACTAGTGTGGGAGAATCTCCCATGTCACATTAATGGTGACACATGAAATGATATCATCTAAATGGGACCTAAGTGctataggaaaaagaaaaaaaataataaaagaattcATCGTGAAAGGGCGTATGGTACATTGACTACGTGGGaaacatttttcatatatagCTGTGGAAAAACGTGAGAGAGAAACTATCAAATCAGATGAGGATAATgaaacaaggaaagaaaattatttttaaataaaatattaattttttgaaaataaatatttaaaaatatatatctcAAGAGAACTTGGTGCGAGCAACCCACATTGTTGTTCATGAGGTCACAATCATTGGTTTGTCCGAACATGAACCAACAAAGCATGGTTATCAACCCAATTAATAAACGTTTTAAGATACTaataaacaaaaatttcaaactaGTGGCTCCACCAAATAATTTTGTACTAAGAATTAAGATTCCCCAGCCCCTCAATTTTTTGAGATTTATATTCCACCATTTGATATGATCAGGTAAGCACTGGTCATCCGAATCAATATCCTAACCAATATTATCcaattatgtttttatttaaataaaggGCAGGCGAATTTTTCCGATTTGGCATAGGAAACATTATGTGGAAGCCTTTTAGCGAAAAACGGAGGGAGGATAAAACGATCTTTTTGCTCTCGCTTAGATTTTAGGGACGAGTCTATGGCACAATGGTCAAGTTACAATGTTGTACTATTGCAACATATTGGTCATAGGTTGAAAACTTGCAACATTTGTCCCTCCCAGACCTTGTAGTAGCGGAAGCCTCGTGCATTGAGTTGTTCTTTCAATCTTTGCATCAGGCTGGCAAAGTTTTTCCCTTAAATAAAAATCACTCTTTAACTATACCCAATTCAACCTTCACATTAGGGTATTAATCGAGTTTTCTACCAACATCCAGTGTTAAAAATTAGCAACATCAGGCTTACACTAAAACCAAGTGGAGATGAATTCATCACT is a window from the Macadamia integrifolia cultivar HAES 741 chromosome 5, SCU_Mint_v3, whole genome shotgun sequence genome containing:
- the LOC122078349 gene encoding AMSH-like ubiquitin thioesterase 2; the protein is MESIASRKKALSDDRFPLSFYFRIADQLADQAKVYRDEQRTHDLYTTLSRYCRIAGVLPQHKGYTTYSSREKLRHSKIYQNFILELEMLKHVVGRDLWSQNDNSLSSIPERKVARCCAVGTKSQSFTRVYEEKTGLASVFTVDTATAKDRNINVHIVTQSSPSPSLSFVHSMPYAGHVARLSAADSSLNGTPESRLLQDVHISARLMEDFLELARDNTDKDLETCGILGAFLEKGIFYVTTLIVPKQESASNSCQALNEEEIYAIQNEQSLFPIGWIHTHPSQTCFMSSVDLHTHYSYQVMLPEAFAIVMAPTDPSRNHGIFRLTDLGGMSVLKECEERGFHSHQKPPDGGPLYDHCSNVYINQNLRFEIFDLR